The genomic segment TTTATCGATAGTTCTCGGCCCTCGAACGTGATCGTCCCGGCATCGAAAGCGTCAGCCCCGAAGATGGCGCGCGCCACTTCCGTGCGGCCTGCGCCCATGAGCCCGGCAAAGCCGAGTATTTCACCGCGCCGCAGTTCGAAGCTCACATCGTGAAACACGCCGGTCCGCGTCAGCCCCTTGACCGAAAATATCACCTCATCGGTCGGCTTCGATGTTCTCTCGGGAAACTTGTCTTCCAGCGAACGACCGACCATTCGGGTCACGATGTCGTCCACGGTAACATCGGCGAAGTCATCGGTGGAAATATAGCGCCCGTCGCGCAACACCGTCACGCGATCCACGATCTCGGCCATTTCATCAAGCCGGTGCGAGATATAGACAATGCCGACACCCGACGCTTTGAGATCGCGGATGACCTTGAACAGAAGACGCGTCTCCTGCTCCGTCAGCGAAGACGTAGGCTCGTCCATGATAAGAACTTCCGCATCGAGCGAAAGCGCCTTGGCGATTTCCACCATCTGACATTGCGCCACGGATAGCCCGCGCACCAGTTGATCCGGGTTGAGATCGACACCGAGACGGTCGAGGCAGCGCTTTGCATTGCTGCGCAAGGTCTTGCGATCGACGAGAAAGCCCTTTCGCGGCTCGCGCGCCAGATAAATGTTCTCGGCCACGCTGAGATGCGGCACGAGGTTGAGTTCCTGATGGATGATAGCAATACCGGCAGCTTCGGATTCGAGCGGCGAAGCGTATTGAACGGTTCGGCCCTTGTGCAGGATGGTGCCGCTGGTTGGCTGATAGACGCCGCTGACGATTTTCATCAGCGTGGACTTGCCCGCGCCATTCTCACCGCAGACGGCGTGAACTTCGCCGGAACGCAGATCGAATTGCACATCGCTCAGCGCTTTGACGCCGGGAAATTCCTTGCTAATGTGGTCGAGGCGCAGCAAAATGCGACCATGCACGCGTGCCGTTTCACCGGCTGCGGCGGCATTCTCAACAGTCGATGCGCCCTTCGACATCTCGTTCCTCCCGGTAGCGCCCTGACTCCACTCAAGGTGCTGCGATGGGCGGAATGGTTAGGCCGCATTTTTTCTATGGTCAAGCCAATTGTCCGATGAGAGATGAAAAAGAGATTGATGATATACAGATCAGTAATCGGGAAATGTGATATTATCATTAAATTTCAATTTAATAAACAATATCTTGCTTCATGCTCACGATGTCGATACGGTAAGGCCAAAGTTACGAAGCACCGAACGCCGTCAGAAAAATCGCATGAATGGTCAGGCCAAAAACATCGAACCGCGCAGATTGTATCAGCAGATCGCAGACCAGATCCGCGAGCTGATCGAGAATGGCGAGTTTCAAGCGGGCGCGCGCCTGCCTGCCGAGCGTGAACTGGCGCAAAAGCTGGGCGTGTCACGGCCGTCCTTGCGCGAGGCCCTGATCGCGCTCGAAATCGATGGTAGCGTGGAAATCCGCATGGGATCGGGCGTCTATGTGTCTGCCGAGCCCGTCCAGTCGCAAGGTCGTACGAAGTCTTTGGGAGAAAGCCCTTCGGAGCTGATGCAGGCGCGTGCGGCGCTTGAGGGGAGCACAGTGCTGCTGGCAACCAGCCGCATCGATGCGCAGGCTCTCGAAACGCTGCGCGCAACGCTTGATGCGATGCGCATCGAGATCGACGCCGGGCGCAAGCCGCTGGACCAGGACCGTCAGTTCCATGTTCTTATTGCCGAGCAATCGGGTAACAGCGTGCTAGCCCGTCTGGTCGGAGACCTTTTCGATGAGCGACACAGCCCAATTTCGGCGCAGTTTCGCGTAAAATTCGAAGACCGCGACACCTGGGTTTACGCCTTGCAGGAGCATGAGGCCATTTTGGCCGCACTGGAGGCAAAGGACTCATTGCTGGCGCAAGCCACGATGCACAGCCATCTGGACAGCTCCAGACGGCGATGGGTCGAGAACTGATCTCGACAAAAGACAATCGCGAGGAGGAGACCGCGTGACAGACAATAGCGAAGCCACCATTCAGCTGAACGCGCGTGACAACGTCGCCGTCGCGCGGCGATCCATCCAGCCCGGAGGTGCCACCGGTCGCGGCGACCTCAAGGCCGTGGAAC from the Agrobacterium vaccinii genome contains:
- a CDS encoding sugar ABC transporter ATP-binding protein, which encodes MSKGASTVENAAAAGETARVHGRILLRLDHISKEFPGVKALSDVQFDLRSGEVHAVCGENGAGKSTLMKIVSGVYQPTSGTILHKGRTVQYASPLESEAAGIAIIHQELNLVPHLSVAENIYLAREPRKGFLVDRKTLRSNAKRCLDRLGVDLNPDQLVRGLSVAQCQMVEIAKALSLDAEVLIMDEPTSSLTEQETRLLFKVIRDLKASGVGIVYISHRLDEMAEIVDRVTVLRDGRYISTDDFADVTVDDIVTRMVGRSLEDKFPERTSKPTDEVIFSVKGLTRTGVFHDVSFELRRGEILGFAGLMGAGRTEVARAIFGADAFDAGTITFEGRELSIKSPQDAIAEGIAYLSEDRKSDGLAIKMSVAANTSLANMDAVSNRFGLIDFKKHDDVARRYVDLLNVRTPSIKQTVRLLSGGNQQKIIIGKWLFRQSRVLFFDEPTRGIDVGAKFAIYKIMDELAAKGIGVILISSELPEVLGLTDRIAVFHEGTITGIVETAKTTQEEIMRYASGYSSGDRHVR
- a CDS encoding FadR/GntR family transcriptional regulator produces the protein MNGQAKNIEPRRLYQQIADQIRELIENGEFQAGARLPAERELAQKLGVSRPSLREALIALEIDGSVEIRMGSGVYVSAEPVQSQGRTKSLGESPSELMQARAALEGSTVLLATSRIDAQALETLRATLDAMRIEIDAGRKPLDQDRQFHVLIAEQSGNSVLARLVGDLFDERHSPISAQFRVKFEDRDTWVYALQEHEAILAALEAKDSLLAQATMHSHLDSSRRRWVEN